CGGCCCTGCCGGTCCCTCTAGTCGCTGCGGCGCTCTTGCTTTGCGAGCTGGCGCGAATCTAAACCGGAATTCTTGCGTTGGCGTTTCTGAGTAGAAGCGTGTGTTGAAATCGAGCAAGTAATTCAGGTGTTCGACATCAAGTGGATAATTCTTCGCCGCAGGATAGGGGTAGGTGCCCATTTCATGGAAGGGCAGGGGAGCGACGGTGAGACCCTCGGCGGCGTAGAAATCCATGTCTTTTTCGAATCCGTCGGCGAAAAAGAAGTAATCACGGGTCCAGCCCGCGGGTAGAGGCGGAAGCTTTGCGGGATCGAAGTCGAGCCGCACTTCGTCGCCGGATCCGAAGATCACGAACCGGTCATCGACACGCTCGAGCAGATCGAGCACGTTGCCGGGCCTGGTGTAGGCCCCGGGCTGGCGCACGTAGGGACCGCTGAGGCTCACGTCCTCATACACATAATAATGATCGCCCTTGGCGTTGGCGGGGCGCTCGATATCACGCGGATAGCCGTGAAAGCCGAGATCGGCTTTTGCCAGCGGGACCTTGCTCAGGCGAAATTCCGGCGCTTGCGTGGTGCGGTCGATAAGGATCTGGTCCCAATAGATCTGCAGATTGGTGCCGATGCGGATGCGGCGTGTTCCGAGGGGAAGCTTGCCGGAGAGATCGGCGACGGTGGTGCGGGGAAGACCGGCGGGGAAGCCCATATCATCGACGACGCGAAGCCATTTGCCGTTAGAGTCCTGAGCTTCGACGTAGGGAGCGACGGGATCAATGCCGGCCTGGTGCGCGGCGAACATCCCGGTAGCGGTGAAGTACTCGATGAAGCCGTGCAAGAGCAGGCGCAACGATCCGCCGCCATACCGCTGGCCGAGATCGAGTTCAAGATAGTGCGGTTCGGCGAAGCCGGCGAAGCTCAGCAGGCGGAATCCGCTGACGTAATCGTGATCGATTCGCGCCACCTTTGCGAGCACGTCACGACCTTTGTCGTCCCAAGCTCCGGCAGGAAGAGAGAGGTCTGCCTTGCGGCTGCTGATGACTTTGAACTCGGGGTAAGGAGGATTGCTGGCGAAATATTCGTTAGGATTGACGGTCACATCCTGCGGATGATCGATGGCCAACAGCCGCACCTGATCGAGATATACCGCTTCTTCCATGGGCTCCATGAAACGGAAGCTCAGGCGGCCATCGCGAGCTTTGACGGTGGCGCCATCGACCTTGAGATACTCCGTGGGATCGGGAACGTTGCGCTCTCCCGGGCCGACCCAATGTCCGATTACGCCCGCGCCAATCATGTCGCCGATGAAGCGATAGCGCGTGCCATCCCAGGCAAACAGCACTGGACAGGAACTGCCGCGGCGATCGATCTCGAGAATTCTGGCGGGCTTAGCAGCGCTGATTTCGATCTCGTCCTGCACGACGCCCGTTGGCCACAGCAGGCGAACGACGTCGGCCTGCTGCTGCTTGCCCAGGCCTGCCAGGATGTCCACTGCACCTTGCCCCAAATAGCCGGCTCCGCTGAGTTCCCATTTTTGCGAAAGCGTGCCCGCGAATACCTCGACCTTGGTTCCGATCCCACTGCGGTTGTCGTTGAGGCCCTTGAGGGCGATGCGCAAAGCGTGGTTGGCATTGCCACCATCGTTGCGCAGCAGAAGAGCAGGCCCGCTATTCTGGGTGATGAGCAGATCGGTGTCACCGTCGCCGTCGTAGTCGACGCCCATGATGGCACGCGGGTCTTTAAGCTGGATTTTGTCCAGGCCAACGTCAGCAGTGACGTCTTTGAATCCTGCGCGGCCCAGATTGCGGAACAAGCGGGCTTCGAACTTGCCGTCTGCGGTTTCTCCCACTGCAGCGAGATCGAGATAGCCGTCGTTGTCGTAGTCGAGGGCGGTTACGCCCCAGGCGCGCACCCAGTTGGTCGGCGGCAGCGGCACTGGCTCCAGGGTTCGACCGTCGAGATTCCGCCAGAGTGTCAGACCGGGAGCCTTGTCGTGCGTGAATGCCAGATCCATCCAGGTATCTTTGTTGAAATCGAGGACAGCGATGCCGAGTGTGGGCCCGGGAATCTCCGGCATTTTTTCGAGCGGAAGGAATTTTCCTTCGCGGGGGTTCAGGAGAATTTGCGTAGCGCGGCCGCTCAGGATGAAATCCACCGCACGATCGTTGTTGAAGTCGCTTAGCGCGCCGCCGAAGGTGGCAGCGTCGGGTCTGCCGAGGCCAGATTCTTCCGTGAAATCTGTGAATGCGCCATTGCCGTTGTTGCGAAAAAGAAAATTGTGCGGCTTGTTCCCTTCGGCATCGGTTGCGCCCTGCTGGCGATTGGTGACGAGGAGGTCGGTATCGCCGTCGTGGTCGAAGTCTACCCAGAGCAGCCCTGCAAAGGCGAGGGCGCCAGCTTTGGCTTTCGACAATCCTGCGGCTTCGGTCACATCCTTGAACTTGCCCTGGTGCTCGTTGTGATAGAGCGCGATGGAGTCACCGAAGGAGATGGCCAGATCAGGAAACGTATCGTTGTCGTAATCGGAAACGGCGCAGGCAATGGCCGGACGTTTTGGATCGAGACCGGCGGCGGTGGTGACTTCCTCAAAGCGACCTTTTCCCAGGTTGTGATAGAGCGCCATTCCTCCCTGCTTGCCACCGGCTGTCAGGAACAGGTCGGGGAGACCATCGAGATCGTAGTCGATGAAGCAGGCACCGCGGCCAAGCAGGGCTTCTATCCCATCTGGCAGCGGAGGCGGAGTCGATCGCGAGAGCCCGGTTCCTTGCGCGACCACAAACTTCACCGGGATCGGCGGACCGGCATCTTCGATCTTTGTGGCCACGGGCTGTGCGAGCGAAAGTTGTCCTTGGTCGCCATAGGCGAGGGTCAAGGGCACGCCCAGCTTCTGCTGCGTGATCTGCTGGAAGCGCGTCAGGTGCGCCTTCGCCTCGGTTGCCTGGCCGTCTTTCTGATAGGCGCGCGCCAGGCCGAATTCGGCCGATGCGTGATAGGGCTCGATTCTCAGCGCGTGCTGAAAGGCGGCGATGGCTTCTTTTGGTTGCTGCTTCTGCGAATACATCAGGCCCAGGAAGTAGTAAGCATTGGCATCATTGGGCGCGTATTCCACCGCGTGCTGGAAGGCGTCGAGAGCGGCGTCGTTGTCCGCAACTCCCTTGTAGAGCAGTCCGAGGTTGTACCAGGCGCGCGCGTTTTCCGGTTCCTGCTTGATGACTTCCTCGAGATTGCGTTTCGCATCATCCGTCTTCTGCAGGTTCAAGAGTGCAATGCCTTCGTTCAGGTGGGCTTGCGCGAGCCGGGGATCGAGTGCATACGCCTGCTGAAACAGCCTGGCTGCCTTTTCGAACGATTGCTGATTCATGTACGCCGTGCCGAGGTTGTTGAGACGCGCGGCCTCATCGGAGCGGTTGAGTACTGAAGTCGGCGATTTGGCCTTGCTCTGGTCAGGTGTGGCTTCCGGTTTCTTACCTTGAGGCGCGGCGGCGAGGAAAACAGTACCGAGCGCGAGGATAACGAGTACCGAGGGTGCGTAAAACTGCGTTCTATCCGATTTCATGAGGGCGATCCATTGTACGGGGCAGACGCAGGAGCAGAATAGTTCTCGTGAATGAGAACTGCATCCCTCGCGGCCTGCGGGCGGCCACTCGTGATGATAACTAGATTCAAGTCGTTTAGCTCGGCTGGAGGGCGAGGCCCCTGCAAAACGAGTCGAGGCTTTAGCCTCGTCCGTAACGGACGAAGACGTCGGTTCCTACGTGACCTTAGGCATGCCGCTCGTGATGAGAAGATTGAAACGCCTCCGTGGTTGATGACGAAACCGCAATGGGAAAGAGGTTAGTAGCTGATGACGATCTCGCCGGCCGCCTTTGTATACGGCGTGGTGAATGTCACGGACTGCTCCTTTTCATCGAAGCCTGCACTAAGCGGTTGCCCGTTGACGGTGATGCGAGCTGGCTTGGCCTTGGCTCCGAAAACAGTCCATTGGAGCGATTGGAACCAGGGTTGGTAGCTGCCGTCTGCGGCGCTGATTTTCAAGGCCACGGATTTGGGCGTGGCTTCGCAGGTCAGTGCGGCACGAAGGAATTCGCCTTTCTTGTAGTTGAAGGTAGTGCCGTCGTCGAGATAGAGACGCCCCTGGCAGTTCGGCCCGGGATAGACGCGCAACTCAAGCGGACCCTGGGGAGTTTCGGCGGTGCTCTGCACCAGTGGCTGCTGGGGAATGATCGCGCCCGCGCGCACGTAGAGCGGAACCTGATCGAGGGCAATCCTGAAGGGCTTCAGAGCGGCGCGATCGACGCGCAATCCCGTCCAGTAGTCATACCAATCCCCGGTCGGCAAGGCAATTTTGGCGGCGTCCAAGGTTTCGTCGACCTGGGGCGAGACGAAAAGATCTGGCCCAAAGAAGAATGACGTGTTCTGGTCGAATTCCAGATCGGGGTACTCCAGGAAGACCGGCCGCATGAGGGGGAACCCCGTGTGAGTCGAGGCTTCGACCGAGGTATAGATGTAAGGCATCAGCTTATATCGTAGTTCGATATAACGTCTGCGGATAGCCTCGTGTTCGGGCCCGTGCGCCCAGGGCTCCTGGTCGGCTGATCCCACCTCGGTGTGGTCGCGAAAGAAAGGATTGAAAGTACCGAGCTCGAACCAGCGGGTGAGCAGGTCCGGAGGCGGGCTGCCCTTATAGCCGCCAATATCGTCGCCGATGAGGGTGAAGCCGGAGAGCCCGAGGTTCAGCAGGGTGGGAATAGAAATGCGGTAGTGATTCCAGGTGCTGCAGTTATCTCCGGTCCAGGAGGCGGCATAACGCTGGCCGCCGGCATAGCTGGCGCGAGTGAGCACGAAGGGACGAGTGTTGGGCTGAAGCTTCAGCAGGCCTTCATAAGTTCCGCGGGTATTCTCCAGGCCGAAAATGTTGTGCACCTGGCGGTGCGTGGCCGTGCCGCCGCTATCCATGCGGTGCACAGTGTCGAGCGGCATGGTTTTGTCGGGGCGGAAGAAGACTGAGGGCTCGTTCATGTCGTTCCAAAAGCCGGCCGCGCCGTCGGCGACAAAGTCCTGGTAGAGCGTTCCCCACCATTCCCGCGCAGGAGCCCAGGTGAAGTCGGGAAAGACACTGGGTCCTGGCCAGACTACGCCGACAAAAGGAGACCCATCCGGATTATGGACGAAATAGTTTCCGGCGATGCCTTCGTCGTAAGGCTTGTAGTTCATGTTGGGCAGTTGAGCAACGTGCAAGTCGGTGATCAGGACGATGCGGAAGCCCTGCTGGCGGAGGTCGCGGATCATCTGCTCGAAGTGGGGGAAGCGCTCGCGGTTGACGGTAAAGGGACGATTGTTCTGCTGGTAGTCGATGTCGAGGTAGATGACGTCCGCGGGAATTCGCTTGTCACGGAAAGTGCGGGCGATCTCACGCACTCGCGCCTCGGGATAGTAGCTGTAGCGCGACTGCTGGTAGGCGAGCGCCCAGAGAGGCGGAAGCGGCATCCTGCCGGTGAGATCGGCGTAGCGCTGGATGATGGCTTTGGGATGAGGGCCATAGATAAAGTAGTAGTTGAGTTCGCCGCCATCGGAGCCGAAGGAGTATGCATCGCGTAATTCCTTGCCGAAATCGAAGGAACTCCGCCAGGTGTTGTCGAGAAAAATTCCGTAGGCTCTGCCGCGGCGCAGGCCGATGAAAAACGGAATGGTCTTGTAAAGGGGGTCGTCCGATTCCTGCCAGCCGGAAGTATCGGTGTTCCAGTGTGTAAAAGCGAGGCCACGGCGGTCGAGCGGACCGGGATGGTCGCCCAGGCCGTAATAGTGCTCGTCCTGCGGCATCGATTCGTAAACGCGGAACTCGCCACCGTCGAATGCGACGGGATGATGTGAATCTTCCTGCAGGATGATTTGATTTGAGGTATCGAAGAAGGAAATCCGCAGCGGCGATTTTTCGATGCGAAGCGTCAGTTCTGGCGTGGAAGCGGTGAGAACGCCAGCGGAGTCCTGAAGATTGAAGTTGCCACTGGGAGTATTGGCTCCGGAGACTACGGCCCAGGAATAGTCTTCAGGAAAAGCGCCGCTGGGAGCGACGCGTACGCGAATGACCGAGTCGTTGATTGCGGTGATGCTGAGGCGAGCCTTTCCTAGCGTGAGTATGATCGCGTGGGGCTGCTGTTCCACGGCGGTGACGTTGCCGAGCGACTCCCAACTGGCGCTGGCGAAGGCTGAGAGAAGGAGCGCAAAGACGAAGGCTGCCAATGGTCGCATGATTTTCATGGCGCTTTTCCGGCGCGCCAGACTATGAAAATGAGCCGGATGTGTCAATGAGAAGCCGTTTGACAGTTTCAAAGCTGGTCCCGTAGGCTCGGCGACCGGGTGTTTCCATGATCATAGAAAACGATGACATCAGCCGCGGTTCGGCGTCGCAGATGGCAGAAGCTGTGCGGCGCAATCAAGTTTCACCGGTCGAACTGGTAGAGGCGCACCTGGCACGGATCGAAGAACTGAATCCGAAACTAAACGCTTATGTAGATCTGCGGGCCAGGGAAGCGCGCGCCGAAGCGGCTGCAGCTGAGGCCGCAGTACGAGAACGCGCGGAACTGGGCGCGATGCACGGCGTCCCCATCAGCATCAAGAGCTGCATCGATGTGGCCGGCGTGAAGTGCGAAACGGGCAGCCGAACGCGGCTGGGAAATATACCTGCCAAAGATGCGGTACTGGTTGCGCGGCTGCGGGCGGCGGGAGCGATCGTGTTAGGCGTTACCAATACGCCGGAATTCCTGATGGCGTACGAGACGGACAACGAGATCTACGGGCGGACCAGCAACCCATGGGACCTGACCCGGACTGCGGGTGGTTCCAGCGGAGGAGAGTCGGCAGCGATCGCCGCGTGCATGTCGGCGGCGGGCGTAGGCAGCGATGGCGGAGGATCGGTCCGAGTGCCGGCGCATTTCTGCGGAATCTGCGGATTGAAGCCAACCCCGGGGCGGATCCCCGGGGCGGGACATTTTCCGCAAGGGCTGGGGCCGTTCGCCTGGCTAGGATCGGTGGGACCGATGGCGCGCACGGTCGAGGATCTTCATTTGATGCTGGGAGTAATTGCGGGAGAGGACGTGGGTGATCCAGTGTCCGTGCCGGTGCCGCTGGTCGAGATCGGTGAGAGCGAGCTTCGTCGTGCCGCGATCGGTTACTTTGAAGACGACGGATTGCATCCGGTGACGCCGGAGACGCGCGCAGCGGTGCGAATGGCAGCGGAGACTCTGCGGTCGCGGGGAATCCAGGTCGAGGCGTTTCGGCCGGACGGCCTGGAGCGCGCGCGCGAGCTCTGGCATGACGTCTTCTGCAGGATCGGACAGCTGGCGTTCGGTCCGATGCTGGAGGGAAAGG
The window above is part of the Terriglobales bacterium genome. Proteins encoded here:
- a CDS encoding TIM-barrel domain-containing protein, with the protein product MKIMRPLAAFVFALLLSAFASASWESLGNVTAVEQQPHAIILTLGKARLSITAINDSVIRVRVAPSGAFPEDYSWAVVSGANTPSGNFNLQDSAGVLTASTPELTLRIEKSPLRISFFDTSNQIILQEDSHHPVAFDGGEFRVYESMPQDEHYYGLGDHPGPLDRRGLAFTHWNTDTSGWQESDDPLYKTIPFFIGLRRGRAYGIFLDNTWRSSFDFGKELRDAYSFGSDGGELNYYFIYGPHPKAIIQRYADLTGRMPLPPLWALAYQQSRYSYYPEARVREIARTFRDKRIPADVIYLDIDYQQNNRPFTVNRERFPHFEQMIRDLRQQGFRIVLITDLHVAQLPNMNYKPYDEGIAGNYFVHNPDGSPFVGVVWPGPSVFPDFTWAPAREWWGTLYQDFVADGAAGFWNDMNEPSVFFRPDKTMPLDTVHRMDSGGTATHRQVHNIFGLENTRGTYEGLLKLQPNTRPFVLTRASYAGGQRYAASWTGDNCSTWNHYRISIPTLLNLGLSGFTLIGDDIGGYKGSPPPDLLTRWFELGTFNPFFRDHTEVGSADQEPWAHGPEHEAIRRRYIELRYKLMPYIYTSVEASTHTGFPLMRPVFLEYPDLEFDQNTSFFFGPDLFVSPQVDETLDAAKIALPTGDWYDYWTGLRVDRAALKPFRIALDQVPLYVRAGAIIPQQPLVQSTAETPQGPLELRVYPGPNCQGRLYLDDGTTFNYKKGEFLRAALTCEATPKSVALKISAADGSYQPWFQSLQWTVFGAKAKPARITVNGQPLSAGFDEKEQSVTFTTPYTKAAGEIVISY
- a CDS encoding amidase; protein product: MIIENDDISRGSASQMAEAVRRNQVSPVELVEAHLARIEELNPKLNAYVDLRAREARAEAAAAEAAVRERAELGAMHGVPISIKSCIDVAGVKCETGSRTRLGNIPAKDAVLVARLRAAGAIVLGVTNTPEFLMAYETDNEIYGRTSNPWDLTRTAGGSSGGESAAIAACMSAAGVGSDGGGSVRVPAHFCGICGLKPTPGRIPGAGHFPQGLGPFAWLGSVGPMARTVEDLHLMLGVIAGEDVGDPVSVPVPLVEIGESELRRAAIGYFEDDGLHPVTPETRAAVRMAAETLRSRGIQVEAFRPDGLERARELWHDVFCRIGQLAFGPMLEGKEEQLSPILRDLRAHVSTQPPLTATSLLNILCERDLLREKVLRQMEEFPVLVGPVSTGPAFRHNEVCWTTSPDSFLNTMVYSQWFNLLGFPAAVVPVSRSHEGLPIGVQIIGRPFEDEMVLAVAAAIEEKFRYREPPLLKREQVTA
- a CDS encoding FG-GAP-like repeat-containing protein — translated: MKSDRTQFYAPSVLVILALGTVFLAAAPQGKKPEATPDQSKAKSPTSVLNRSDEAARLNNLGTAYMNQQSFEKAARLFQQAYALDPRLAQAHLNEGIALLNLQKTDDAKRNLEEVIKQEPENARAWYNLGLLYKGVADNDAALDAFQHAVEYAPNDANAYYFLGLMYSQKQQPKEAIAAFQHALRIEPYHASAEFGLARAYQKDGQATEAKAHLTRFQQITQQKLGVPLTLAYGDQGQLSLAQPVATKIEDAGPPIPVKFVVAQGTGLSRSTPPPLPDGIEALLGRGACFIDYDLDGLPDLFLTAGGKQGGMALYHNLGKGRFEEVTTAAGLDPKRPAIACAVSDYDNDTFPDLAISFGDSIALYHNEHQGKFKDVTEAAGLSKAKAGALAFAGLLWVDFDHDGDTDLLVTNRQQGATDAEGNKPHNFLFRNNGNGAFTDFTEESGLGRPDAATFGGALSDFNNDRAVDFILSGRATQILLNPREGKFLPLEKMPEIPGPTLGIAVLDFNKDTWMDLAFTHDKAPGLTLWRNLDGRTLEPVPLPPTNWVRAWGVTALDYDNDGYLDLAAVGETADGKFEARLFRNLGRAGFKDVTADVGLDKIQLKDPRAIMGVDYDGDGDTDLLITQNSGPALLLRNDGGNANHALRIALKGLNDNRSGIGTKVEVFAGTLSQKWELSGAGYLGQGAVDILAGLGKQQQADVVRLLWPTGVVQDEIEISAAKPARILEIDRRGSSCPVLFAWDGTRYRFIGDMIGAGVIGHWVGPGERNVPDPTEYLKVDGATVKARDGRLSFRFMEPMEEAVYLDQVRLLAIDHPQDVTVNPNEYFASNPPYPEFKVISSRKADLSLPAGAWDDKGRDVLAKVARIDHDYVSGFRLLSFAGFAEPHYLELDLGQRYGGGSLRLLLHGFIEYFTATGMFAAHQAGIDPVAPYVEAQDSNGKWLRVVDDMGFPAGLPRTTVADLSGKLPLGTRRIRIGTNLQIYWDQILIDRTTQAPEFRLSKVPLAKADLGFHGYPRDIERPANAKGDHYYVYEDVSLSGPYVRQPGAYTRPGNVLDLLERVDDRFVIFGSGDEVRLDFDPAKLPPLPAGWTRDYFFFADGFEKDMDFYAAEGLTVAPLPFHEMGTYPYPAAKNYPLDVEHLNYLLDFNTRFYSETPTQEFRFRFAPARKARAPQRLEGPAGPGQ